The genomic stretch TTTGCTGAAATTCAAAAACTCATGGCCCAAGATGTGCCATTAATTCCCTTATGGCAAAGCAAAGATTTTGCTTTCGCCAAACAAGGATTACAAGGAGTGAAATTAGATCCCATCCAACAACTACCATTTTGGGAAATCAAAAAAAGTTAATCTAGATCCCCGACTTCTTGAAGAAGTCGGGGATCTAATCAAAAACTAGCAATTTACCTATTAACCATTAATTATGTCTCGCTCCCGTGCCCTACAGTCTTACGTTATAGCGCGTTTACTCCTCGCTCCTTTGATGCTATGGACGATCGTTACAGTAGTTTTTTTACTACTAAGAGCAACACCCGGAGATCCGGTAGACGTAATCTTAGGAGGACGTGGCGCACCAGACAGTGTTAAAGAAGAATATCGCCAAAGATTAGGATTAAACGATCCCTTGTGGTTACAATACATTAATTATCTGGGATCTTTGCTCAGATTTGATTTAGGAACATCTCTCACAAGTCAAGGTCAAGATGTATGGGAAATTATTCAACAACACTTTCCCGCCACTCTTGAATTAGCAACCTTTAGCATGATAGTCGCACTAATAGTTGGCATTGGTTTTGGCGCTATTTCTGCTTCTAAACCAAATACAATTTTTGATGTTAGCGGCAGATTATTTGGCATCATTACTTATGCAATTCCCTTGTTTTGGTTTGGGATGATTTTGCAACTGATTTTTGCCGTCCAATTAGGTTGGTTTCCTCCCAATGGTCGCTTTTCTTTAGCTTCTTCCCCACCAGAAACAATTACAGGCGTATACACTCTCGATAGTATCCTTAATGGTAATGTCAATCAGCTATTAATTTCGCTTCATTATTTAGCACTTCCTTGTTTAACTTTAGGATTTTTAATCAGTGGCATTTTTGAACGTATTGTCAGAGTAAATCTGCGTCAAACCCTAAAAGCAGATTATGTCGAAGCTGCTAGAGCTAGAGGAATTTCTGAAAGTAAAATATTAGTTTCTCATGCTTTAAAAAATGCTTTAATTCCCGTAATTACTGTTTTAGGGTTAACTTTTGCTTCTATGTTAGGAGGAGCAGTTTTAACAGAAGTTACCTTTTCTTGGCCAGGATTAGGCAGTAGATTATATCAAGCAATTGCTGAGCGTGATTATCCCACAGTTCAAGGAATTATGGTGTTTTTTGCTGCTATTGTAGTAGCCGCCAGTATTTTAATTGATATTGTCAATGCTTATATAGATCCCCGGATTCGTTATTAATATCTACTCAAATTTCTAATCAGAATTAGTCGTATTTTAATTTTTCAGTACGATTTTTTTATTCCTAAAAATTTAGTTAAATGATTATGATTACTTTTGTTTTTAATGAAAGTAATCATAAAAAATAATCATCTTACTCGAAACCAGTAGCCGGAAAATTTAAATTCGGTCACAAACCATTGTAATACCTAAGTTATTTTACTTAAGTAAAAACTCGTAAACAATGATTTAGGATACTTATTTTTACTCTTTATTTCATGTCCGGCTAGTCAACCACAATATACCCAATCCAAAACACTGTAGAGTATGCAACATCTAGAGTGTGGGTGATCAACTGGGTATAATTTTATTGGGAAAATTTAATATTTATTAAGCGAATTTTACATAAATACATAGCCTAAAAAGTAATTGAAATTGCTATTTCAGCATAAATACTGAACCTAGATCAATGCTTTGCGTGTTAGTAACAAAATTACGGAGGAATTGAATTAATTTACTCAGGAGATATAGACATGATAGACATCGATAACAGTATATTTACGCCTGAGATATTCCTGAACCAGGAAAATATTTTTGTAGGTGTTAATGAGCAGATTTTTTTAGAGGCAGATTTTGTGACTGATATTATGGCAACTGGTATCCCAGATAGACTGGGCACAGATTCTATGGATATTTTGATTGGTGACGATCAAAACAATAGGCAAATAGAACGTATTTTTGGTTTTGCAGGAGATGACGACATCCAAGGAGGAGGGGGTAACGACTATATTGATGGTGGTGATGGAGATGATATTCTCTACGGTGATTTAATTGATGGTTCTGCTAGTACAGATAACTTAAATGACACCATTTTTGGTGGTAATGGCGATGATTATCTATCAGGTAATAGTGGGGATGATTATCTAGATGGAGGAAATGGTAACGATTTTTTGACGGGAGAATCAGGAAATGATGTGTTAAGTGGTGGCGCTGGTAGCGATACTTTTTACTTTGACGTACCTCCGATACCTGAATTGACTGGTTATGTGTTGGGTTCTCTTGGCATCGACACTATTACTGATTTTACTGCTGGCGAAGATAAAATTTTGTTATCTCAGCGGATGTTCTCTAATCTTTTGGGAGTAACAGATTTTTCTACTGTTTTTACGACTGTAATTAGTGATTTAGAAGCAGAAACAAGTAATGGTTTAATTGTTTACAATTCTGTAAATGGTAGTTTGTTTTATAACCTCAATGGTAGTGAATTAGGGTTTGGCAATGGTGGCCAGTTTGCTGTACTAAGTAGCATTCCAACTATTACAGCTTCAGATTTTAAAGTAGAATCAATGAGTGTTTAGAGAGTAAAATTTTTCGTTTTTTCCTGTCTAATTTTGAATTCAGAGTTGATGTAGGCATCTATGATATTTATTGTGAGTGTGGGGTTTTCAAGGTTATTTTATATCAGGGCGCGAGGGATAGATGCTTAAAAAAGTCAGGTGCATCAAGGAAAAAGATCTGGGTAAAAACCCAGATCTTTTTTCAGAGTCATATTTTTAGGATTGGCGCGTAATTTGTCTACTAACTTCCTGAATTTGTCTGGTAAAGTAAGCTTCTCGATAACTTAGTTGTTTGGCAATTGCAAGCCCTTTTTCAAAAGCATCAAGTGCTTGAGAATAGTTTTTTTGTTCTAAATAAAGTTGTCCGATTTGATCGTAAGTGGTCATCATTCCGTAGAAATTATGCGCTAGTTGATCGGTTTGTAAAAGTACTTGGCTGGTTTCTAAGGCTGTATCTATTTGCTTTAGTGAAAGTTGCAGTGCTACTAATTTTCTTAGTGCTTCAGCTGCGCCGGAATATTGCTGGATTGACCAAGCAAAAGAGTAAGTTTCTTCGTATTGTTGAGCAGCTTCTGCTATTTGGCCAAGTGATTCTAGTTTGTTGCCGATCGCTAATTTCAAATCAGGAATTTCGGTGAAGTTTTGCAGGTTTTGGTAAAGTTCAATTAACTGTTGATTAGTGTTAATAAATTGCAGTGGTTGTTTTAATTGCTCGTAAATATAAGCAAGTTGTTTTAAGTAAGTAATTTGCTGTTCGTTATTATTTTGCTCTTTGGCTAAAGTTAATAACTCATTATAAGTAACTGCGGCTTTTTGGTAATCAAACCAATTTAAACTTAATTCACCAATTTTGAGCAGTGTGGCGACAATTTCATCTAATTTTTTTTCTTCTCTAGCAGCGCGGAGAATTTTTTCATAAGCTACAACTGCTTTATCAGGCGATCGTACTTGTTCATAAGCAGTTGCTAGAACACGCCATAATTCTAATTCTACAATTGGTTTAGCGGTAGCTTCTGTTTGAATTGCTTGTAATCTTCGGGTAATAAATTGAATATCTTCTCTGGAGTTTTCTTCCCAGGCGATCGCACCAACTCTTCCTAAAGCTTGCACTTCTGGGATAAATCCTAATACTCTTGTTAAACGCAATTCTCGATACCAAACAGCAAAAGCAGTGACTTTATCACCTGTTTGAAATAACTCTGTTGCTTGCTGATTTAATTCACTTAATGATTGTTGTAATTGAATTTTTTCTTCTTCAGTTAGTGGTTTTTTATCTCGCGCTGACTGCGGTAACATTGGATCGAGAGTTCTAAACTCTAAAGGATCTGGGGGAAATTCTTCGGGATTATCCTCATTATTACTTTGAGCATAAACTGGAAAACTGAGAGTTAACCACAACAAAGAACAACCAATCGAAAAACAAATTTTGCTGATTTTTTGTTGAAAGCGATCGCTCATAATCTAAAATCCATTCAGGCTAATATAAAGAAGCTGGGAAATAACAATTAGTTTCCACTCCCTAACTCTAATTTTTAAATAGGAGATAAGTAGTGAAAAAAAGTATCAGAACTTTAGTTCTGGGTTTCGCATTAATAGGATTGACTTTACTCTCATCTTGTGCATTGCCAAGAATTAATGCTCAACAACGGACATTTCTCGACATATCTTTAGAATTTTTGGGTGAATACGAATTACCCAAGATGAAATTTCAGGATACAACAGTTGGCGGATTATCGGGAATAACTTATGACCGACAGCGCGATCGCTTTTATGCTATTTCAGACGATCGTAGCAATTTAGCACCAGCCAGATTTTACACCCTAAACTTAAATATAAACAACAATAAACTACAAGACATAAAAATAGAGAATGTTACCTTTCTCAAACCCAACGAAGGCGAAACTTATCCCAAAGGTACGATCGATCCCGAAGGAATTGTCCTCACTCCTCAAGGAACATTATTTATCGCCACCGAAGGTTCTCCCCGCGAACTTTTTGCACCCTTTATTGGTGAATTTGACTTAAAAACTGGGGTGTTAAAACAAAATTTACCAATGCTACAAACTTACCTTCCTAATTCCGATGGTAAACCACAAGAAAGGGGAGTTCAAGAAAATTTAGGATTTGAATCATTGACCGTTAATCCCACCGGATCTTTACCTTCAACTGGCGAACCAATTCGGTTATTTACAGTCACAGAATCAGCATTAATTCAAGATAAAGATCCACCCCAAAAAGACGAACAAGGTAACTATCAACCGCAAATTACAAAAAGTCGTTTTTTACATTATCTAATTAGTGATGGCCCACCAATCATTATTTCCGAACATCTTTATCCCTTATCTCCCAATCCTCCAGGTGCAATATATCATGGAGTAACCGAACTGTTAGCGATCGATCAAGGTGGACACTTCTTAAGTTTAGAAAGATCCTTTGGTTTAACAGGTTTTAGCGCCAAACTATATCAAATTTTCACAGGTACAGCCACCGACACTT from Phormidium ambiguum IAM M-71 encodes the following:
- a CDS encoding calcium-binding protein is translated as MIDIDNSIFTPEIFLNQENIFVGVNEQIFLEADFVTDIMATGIPDRLGTDSMDILIGDDQNNRQIERIFGFAGDDDIQGGGGNDYIDGGDGDDILYGDLIDGSASTDNLNDTIFGGNGDDYLSGNSGDDYLDGGNGNDFLTGESGNDVLSGGAGSDTFYFDVPPIPELTGYVLGSLGIDTITDFTAGEDKILLSQRMFSNLLGVTDFSTVFTTVISDLEAETSNGLIVYNSVNGSLFYNLNGSELGFGNGGQFAVLSSIPTITASDFKVESMSV
- a CDS encoding esterase-like activity of phytase family protein, which gives rise to MKKSIRTLVLGFALIGLTLLSSCALPRINAQQRTFLDISLEFLGEYELPKMKFQDTTVGGLSGITYDRQRDRFYAISDDRSNLAPARFYTLNLNINNNKLQDIKIENVTFLKPNEGETYPKGTIDPEGIVLTPQGTLFIATEGSPRELFAPFIGEFDLKTGVLKQNLPMLQTYLPNSDGKPQERGVQENLGFESLTVNPTGSLPSTGEPIRLFTVTESALIQDKDPPQKDEQGNYQPQITKSRFLHYLISDGPPIIISEHLYPLSPNPPGAIYHGVTELLAIDQGGHFLSLERSFGLTGFSAKLYQIFTGTATDTSRIASLKGEIKGIQPIKKQLLLDLQELGIRLDNLEGITFGPRLSDGSQSLILMSDDNFKEEQITQFLLFRLKSS
- a CDS encoding ABC transporter permease, with translation MSRSRALQSYVIARLLLAPLMLWTIVTVVFLLLRATPGDPVDVILGGRGAPDSVKEEYRQRLGLNDPLWLQYINYLGSLLRFDLGTSLTSQGQDVWEIIQQHFPATLELATFSMIVALIVGIGFGAISASKPNTIFDVSGRLFGIITYAIPLFWFGMILQLIFAVQLGWFPPNGRFSLASSPPETITGVYTLDSILNGNVNQLLISLHYLALPCLTLGFLISGIFERIVRVNLRQTLKADYVEAARARGISESKILVSHALKNALIPVITVLGLTFASMLGGAVLTEVTFSWPGLGSRLYQAIAERDYPTVQGIMVFFAAIVVAASILIDIVNAYIDPRIRY
- a CDS encoding tetratricopeptide repeat protein, which translates into the protein MSDRFQQKISKICFSIGCSLLWLTLSFPVYAQSNNEDNPEEFPPDPLEFRTLDPMLPQSARDKKPLTEEEKIQLQQSLSELNQQATELFQTGDKVTAFAVWYRELRLTRVLGFIPEVQALGRVGAIAWEENSREDIQFITRRLQAIQTEATAKPIVELELWRVLATAYEQVRSPDKAVVAYEKILRAAREEKKLDEIVATLLKIGELSLNWFDYQKAAVTYNELLTLAKEQNNNEQQITYLKQLAYIYEQLKQPLQFINTNQQLIELYQNLQNFTEIPDLKLAIGNKLESLGQIAEAAQQYEETYSFAWSIQQYSGAAEALRKLVALQLSLKQIDTALETSQVLLQTDQLAHNFYGMMTTYDQIGQLYLEQKNYSQALDAFEKGLAIAKQLSYREAYFTRQIQEVSRQITRQS